The following proteins come from a genomic window of Corallococcus sp. NCRR:
- a CDS encoding CARDB domain-containing protein: MQRHSPSWRHACLLIAGTLVITGCGSEGASSNANPARGQSHPLDHGPDLVITSLRAPDSVRDGDDFTASVKVCNQGSAAAYPQSGGTFVQLYLSTTATQQVPAPNAPPPAQQVTVGEVEVGPLEPQQCVTRTVTAHAQVPPGQPGTAFYLGASVDTGQAVAELDETNNGFVRGLMGVGLGPDLVVSEVKTPASVRTGQSFLADVRVCNVGTEDSPSSDAELYLSTLDTLSLPTPGAPVDVQAPMGIVPVPPLEAGSCITVRTQTFPQIPPAATQPEQPLYVGAIIDPRQEHSELREDNNTRVAGRLSVGHMADLVVTDVTGPMNISPGRPFSGSVTVCNVGTDRAMEVRAEVVLSTEAALPASQPGSQTETLVGQAQAPGLDAGRCVTLPVSGYTYPPPAFQQGMPLYLGARVDGMQDVPELRDDNNTFTKGPVREGYTPDLVVRSLKGPANVPGYSSFPVEAKVCNVGTANLYGYAHLEFFLSTEAELTISPSSGTSPTPTQAPVGGTDVSYLPVDKCQTVQVNAYRNLPMEAQPGQPLYLGAAIDAFQSVQEMNEDNNTFIQGRVGTGPDADLVITDVRAPANIQDGQSFTATYTVCNQGTDPAYSYGVSLFLSTETAPPVSRPYPAPPVFGQLPRAYAFQGRAQRNVILAAGQCMTQRSTFQASRPIDSMLSPFERPLNLSAVVDMQQSEPRMDNNGFAAGIVGMGSGPDLVITELQGPASARHGETFTSKVKVCNVGTGPLGSGARVAVYLSVDDTLPAPDPLAFPPMPMGGQRFVGDASLPPLGAGACTTQPISGWADSPPDAIPFRPLYLGAIVNREAMPQELRWDNNTFVAGAMGVGYGPDLVVTAVEAPPTVAPWEPFATTVRVCNVGTESVSSTEVALVVSTEETWNLPPQGSPPPSPNDPSQSMAGYLNVAPLEAGQCVSTLGMVSVDRPSGASPEQPLYLSAVVDPFQTRTELREDNNVFTQGRLGVGTGADLVITALTPPASIRYGQSFTATLTVCNQGSLASWDNLPVTLHLLSHPQLSLPPQGTHQQVPFDEYLGDVSIPQLAAHTCRTLPVTGTFYGYTSADPLTYYVGATVDRYWIAPEVRKDNNTFVGPRVGVGDAPDLVITAMGGPANLEPYGQAQVPVTVCNQGTQPSSTRTVDFFLSTSSTPPELTFPGGDPASSVSLAGSVEIPSLPENACATREGLLQAITPAAEPEAPLFVGAFVRAGSPNDELRTDNNAFVRGRIGVGFGPDLVVTEVVAPFAVRRGETFSTTVTVCNQGTQPSSWNSQTKLLLSTQPTLAFQDEMPDASTQVPLGELDVDYLGAGVCTTRQLFITADTLPGDQNSGLFYLGALVDAQRGVTELREDNNAFVESFLAVLP; this comes from the coding sequence ATGCAACGGCACTCGCCGTCATGGAGACACGCGTGTCTGCTCATCGCGGGCACGCTCGTCATCACCGGCTGTGGAAGTGAAGGCGCGTCGTCCAACGCGAACCCCGCCCGCGGTCAAAGCCATCCATTGGACCACGGTCCCGACCTGGTCATCACCTCGCTGCGCGCCCCCGACAGCGTTCGCGACGGGGATGACTTCACCGCCAGCGTGAAGGTCTGCAACCAGGGCTCCGCGGCCGCGTATCCCCAGAGCGGCGGCACGTTCGTGCAGCTGTACCTGTCCACCACGGCCACCCAGCAGGTTCCCGCCCCCAACGCGCCGCCCCCGGCCCAGCAGGTCACCGTGGGCGAGGTGGAGGTGGGGCCGCTGGAGCCCCAGCAGTGCGTCACGCGCACCGTGACCGCCCACGCGCAGGTGCCTCCCGGGCAGCCCGGCACCGCCTTCTATCTGGGCGCCAGCGTCGACACGGGGCAGGCCGTGGCGGAGCTGGATGAGACGAACAACGGCTTCGTGCGCGGCCTGATGGGCGTGGGCCTGGGCCCGGACCTCGTGGTCTCCGAGGTGAAGACGCCCGCGAGCGTCCGGACGGGACAGTCCTTCCTCGCCGACGTGCGCGTCTGCAACGTGGGCACGGAAGACTCGCCCTCCTCCGACGCGGAGCTCTACCTCTCCACGCTGGACACCTTGAGCCTTCCCACGCCGGGCGCGCCGGTGGATGTCCAGGCGCCGATGGGCATCGTCCCCGTGCCGCCGCTGGAGGCGGGAAGCTGCATCACGGTCCGGACGCAGACGTTCCCCCAGATTCCCCCAGCGGCCACCCAGCCCGAGCAGCCGCTGTACGTGGGCGCCATCATCGACCCGCGTCAGGAGCACTCGGAGCTGCGCGAGGACAACAACACGCGCGTCGCGGGCCGGCTGAGCGTGGGCCACATGGCCGACCTGGTGGTCACCGACGTGACGGGGCCCATGAACATCTCTCCGGGGCGCCCGTTCTCCGGCTCCGTGACGGTGTGCAACGTGGGCACGGACCGGGCCATGGAGGTGCGCGCGGAGGTGGTGCTGTCCACGGAGGCCGCGCTGCCCGCCTCGCAGCCGGGCTCCCAGACGGAGACCCTCGTCGGCCAGGCGCAGGCGCCGGGGCTGGATGCCGGACGGTGCGTCACGCTGCCGGTGTCCGGCTACACGTACCCGCCCCCGGCCTTCCAGCAGGGCATGCCGCTGTACCTGGGCGCCCGTGTGGACGGGATGCAGGACGTCCCGGAGCTGCGTGACGACAACAACACCTTCACGAAGGGCCCCGTGCGCGAGGGCTATACCCCCGACCTGGTGGTGCGGTCGCTGAAGGGCCCCGCCAACGTCCCGGGGTACTCTTCGTTCCCCGTCGAGGCGAAGGTCTGCAACGTGGGCACGGCGAACCTGTATGGCTACGCCCATCTGGAGTTCTTCCTCTCCACGGAAGCCGAGCTGACGATCTCGCCGTCGTCCGGGACCTCCCCCACGCCAACCCAGGCCCCGGTGGGCGGGACGGACGTGTCCTACCTCCCCGTCGACAAGTGTCAGACGGTGCAGGTGAACGCCTACCGCAACTTGCCCATGGAGGCGCAGCCGGGTCAGCCGCTGTACCTGGGCGCGGCCATCGACGCGTTCCAGAGCGTCCAGGAGATGAACGAGGACAACAACACGTTCATCCAGGGGCGGGTGGGCACGGGGCCGGACGCGGACCTGGTGATCACCGACGTGCGCGCCCCCGCGAACATCCAGGACGGCCAGTCCTTCACCGCGACCTATACGGTCTGCAACCAGGGCACCGACCCCGCGTACAGCTACGGGGTCTCGCTGTTCCTCTCCACGGAGACCGCGCCGCCCGTGTCGCGGCCGTATCCGGCGCCCCCCGTGTTTGGGCAGCTCCCGCGGGCCTACGCCTTCCAGGGCCGCGCCCAGCGCAACGTGATCCTGGCGGCCGGGCAGTGCATGACCCAGCGCTCCACGTTCCAGGCCTCGCGTCCGATTGACTCGATGCTCTCGCCGTTCGAGCGGCCCCTGAACCTGAGCGCGGTCGTGGACATGCAGCAGTCCGAGCCGCGCATGGACAACAACGGCTTCGCCGCGGGCATCGTCGGCATGGGCAGCGGGCCAGACCTGGTCATCACCGAGCTCCAGGGGCCCGCCAGCGCGCGGCACGGGGAGACCTTCACCAGCAAGGTGAAGGTCTGCAACGTGGGCACGGGGCCGCTGGGTAGCGGCGCGCGCGTGGCGGTCTACCTGAGCGTGGACGACACCCTGCCGGCGCCGGATCCGCTGGCGTTCCCGCCCATGCCGATGGGAGGCCAGAGGTTCGTGGGTGACGCGTCCCTGCCACCGCTGGGCGCGGGGGCCTGCACCACGCAGCCGATCTCCGGGTGGGCGGATTCGCCGCCCGACGCGATCCCTTTCCGTCCGCTGTACCTGGGGGCCATCGTCAACCGGGAGGCGATGCCGCAGGAGCTGCGCTGGGACAACAACACGTTCGTCGCGGGCGCGATGGGCGTGGGCTACGGGCCGGACCTGGTGGTCACCGCGGTGGAGGCCCCGCCCACCGTCGCGCCGTGGGAGCCGTTCGCCACCACCGTGCGCGTCTGCAACGTGGGCACCGAAAGCGTGAGCTCCACGGAGGTGGCGCTCGTCGTGTCCACGGAGGAGACCTGGAACCTGCCTCCGCAGGGCTCGCCGCCGCCGTCCCCCAACGACCCCAGCCAGTCCATGGCGGGGTACCTGAACGTCGCGCCGCTCGAGGCCGGGCAGTGCGTGAGCACCCTGGGGATGGTGTCCGTCGACCGGCCCTCGGGAGCGTCACCGGAGCAGCCCCTGTACCTGAGCGCCGTCGTGGATCCGTTCCAGACCCGCACGGAGCTGCGCGAAGACAATAACGTCTTCACGCAGGGCCGCCTGGGCGTGGGGACGGGGGCCGACCTGGTCATCACCGCGCTGACGCCGCCCGCCAGCATCCGGTACGGCCAGTCCTTCACCGCCACCCTCACCGTCTGCAACCAGGGCTCCCTGGCCTCGTGGGACAACCTGCCGGTGACGCTGCACCTGCTGTCCCATCCCCAGCTGTCCCTGCCTCCGCAGGGCACGCACCAGCAGGTGCCCTTCGATGAGTACCTGGGCGATGTCTCCATTCCCCAGCTGGCCGCGCACACCTGCCGCACCCTGCCGGTGACCGGCACCTTCTACGGGTACACGAGCGCGGATCCGCTCACGTACTACGTGGGGGCCACCGTGGACCGGTACTGGATCGCCCCGGAGGTGCGCAAGGACAACAACACCTTCGTCGGGCCGCGCGTGGGCGTGGGGGACGCGCCGGACCTCGTCATCACCGCGATGGGCGGGCCGGCGAACCTCGAGCCCTACGGACAGGCGCAGGTCCCCGTCACCGTCTGCAACCAGGGCACGCAGCCCTCTTCCACCCGGACGGTGGACTTCTTCCTCTCCACGTCGTCCACGCCGCCGGAGCTGACCTTCCCCGGTGGAGATCCGGCCTCCAGCGTGTCCCTGGCGGGATCCGTGGAGATTCCGTCCCTGCCCGAGAACGCATGCGCGACGCGGGAAGGCCTCCTCCAGGCCATTACGCCCGCCGCGGAGCCGGAGGCGCCCCTCTTCGTGGGGGCTTTCGTGCGCGCGGGGTCCCCCAACGACGAGCTGCGCACGGACAACAACGCCTTCGTGCGGGGCCGCATCGGCGTGGGGTTCGGGCCGGACCTGGTCGTCACGGAAGTCGTCGCGCCGTTCGCCGTGCGCAGGGGTGAGACGTTCTCCACCACCGTGACGGTCTGCAACCAGGGCACGCAGCCCTCAAGCTGGAACAGCCAGACGAAGCTCCTCCTCTCCACCCAGCCCACCCTGGCGTTCCAGGACGAGATGCCGGACGCCTCCACCCAGGTGCCCCTGGGCGAGCTGGACGTGGACTATCTGGGGGCTGGGGTCTGCACGACGCGCCAGCTCTTCATCACCGCGGACACGCTGCCCGGCGACCAGAACTCCGGGCTGTTCTACCTGGGCGCGCTGGTGGACGCTCAGCGGGGGGTGACGGAGCTGCGCGAGGACAACAACGCCTTCGTCGAGAGCTTCCTCGCGGTGCTGCCGTAG
- a CDS encoding NAD-dependent epimerase/dehydratase family protein, with protein MRVLVTGAAGFIGAHVCERLLSRGDTVVGLDALDAAPGDVALRRSRLQRLSGARGFTFLAGDITDAARLGEAFMAARPEGVVHLAARVGVRAPDAEAPAYADTNVTGFVRVLEACREARVQHLVYASSSSVYGAATPAPFREDAPVDQPLNLYGATKRANELMAHAYSHLHRLPTSGLRFFTVYGPWGRPDMAPLLFLRALANGESLRLHGDGRMRRDFTFVDDVAEAVLRVLDRPPSGSPPHRLLNVGHGEPVALGDFVGLLARHWGAKARVTSVPPAPAEMVSTWADTSRLEAETGFTPRVSVDAGVARLVAWYREWSAARGS; from the coding sequence ATGCGGGTCCTGGTGACGGGCGCGGCGGGCTTCATCGGCGCCCACGTCTGCGAGCGGCTGCTCTCCCGGGGCGACACGGTGGTGGGCCTGGACGCGCTGGACGCGGCCCCCGGGGACGTGGCGCTGCGGCGCTCCCGCCTCCAGCGGCTGTCCGGGGCGCGCGGCTTCACCTTCCTCGCCGGGGACATCACCGACGCGGCCCGGTTGGGCGAGGCGTTCATGGCCGCGCGTCCGGAGGGCGTGGTGCACCTGGCCGCGCGCGTGGGCGTGCGGGCCCCGGACGCGGAGGCCCCGGCGTACGCGGACACCAACGTGACGGGCTTCGTGCGCGTGCTGGAGGCCTGCCGCGAGGCGCGCGTCCAGCACCTCGTCTACGCGTCCTCCAGCTCGGTGTACGGTGCGGCCACGCCCGCTCCGTTCCGCGAGGACGCGCCCGTGGATCAGCCGCTCAACCTCTACGGCGCCACCAAGCGCGCCAACGAGCTGATGGCGCACGCGTACAGCCACCTGCACCGGCTGCCCACCAGCGGCCTGCGCTTCTTCACGGTGTACGGGCCGTGGGGACGTCCGGACATGGCGCCGCTGCTCTTCCTGCGCGCGCTGGCGAACGGAGAGTCCTTGAGGCTGCACGGCGACGGGCGGATGCGGCGCGACTTCACCTTCGTGGACGACGTGGCGGAGGCCGTGCTGCGCGTGTTGGACCGGCCGCCGTCGGGGAGCCCGCCGCACAGGCTGCTCAACGTGGGCCATGGCGAGCCGGTGGCGCTGGGTGACTTCGTGGGCCTGCTGGCGCGGCACTGGGGCGCGAAGGCCCGCGTGACGTCCGTGCCCCCGGCGCCCGCGGAGATGGTCTCCACGTGGGCGGATACATCGAGGCTGGAGGCGGAGACGGGCTTCACGCCGCGCGTGTCCGTGGACGCGGGCGTGGCCCGGCTGGTGGCGTGGTACCGCGAGTGGAGCGCCGCCCGGGGCTCGTGA
- a CDS encoding Y-family DNA polymerase — MRRGYLHVTRFPVQRKVIESPALAGQPLVLVEEVRGQRRVAFASTRALKVGVRPGMTLTAATALEPELRGFPYRLKDEAQALAALGESLLGLCPGFQRDAPDGLWFDASAAHLVGGEGELGARVLELCGEQGYRAHVAVASEAFTSRVLARYGSQRVVVVSQGQGARALAPLPLGALEDAAAKAFSVLGLSTLGEVAALPAGAVTARGGAAAARAHARCRGVDDTPFTPEPLEEVLEDRVVLDAPADTFEPVQFALKTLLDRLGARLSGRQRAAVRLTFVLRLDPTGEAQVPLLLARPTARAKLLLDLARHRLGELRLERPVAEVAVRVDAHDEDLGQQLALGDAPEGDAALESVLSRLATTLGEGALFSASLEAVHRPESAHSPRAFHPPEARRGLLSPSGPLAPATEPASPITVWRETGAARERPSRLLARPARLDAEVTASGELLAARLAGRRHRVTAMAGPERLGGEWWTDTPYQRDYYRVHFEGLGPAWVYRDGRDGDFYLQGLFD; from the coding sequence ATGCGGAGGGGCTACCTGCACGTCACGCGCTTCCCGGTGCAGCGCAAGGTCATTGAATCGCCCGCGCTCGCGGGCCAGCCACTGGTGCTGGTGGAGGAGGTGCGCGGCCAGCGCCGGGTGGCCTTCGCCTCCACGCGCGCGCTGAAGGTGGGCGTGCGGCCGGGGATGACGCTGACGGCGGCCACCGCGCTGGAGCCCGAGCTGCGCGGCTTCCCCTACCGGTTGAAGGACGAGGCCCAGGCGCTGGCCGCGCTGGGGGAGTCGCTGCTCGGCCTGTGCCCGGGCTTCCAGCGCGACGCGCCGGACGGGCTGTGGTTCGACGCGAGCGCGGCGCACCTGGTGGGGGGCGAAGGCGAGCTGGGCGCGCGCGTGCTGGAACTCTGTGGCGAGCAGGGCTACCGGGCGCACGTGGCGGTGGCGTCGGAGGCGTTCACCTCGCGGGTGCTGGCGCGGTATGGCTCCCAGCGGGTGGTGGTGGTGTCCCAGGGGCAGGGGGCCCGGGCGCTGGCGCCGCTGCCGCTGGGCGCGCTGGAGGACGCGGCGGCGAAGGCCTTCTCTGTTTTGGGGTTGTCCACGTTGGGCGAGGTGGCGGCGCTGCCGGCCGGCGCGGTGACGGCGCGTGGAGGCGCGGCCGCGGCCCGGGCCCATGCGCGGTGCCGGGGCGTGGACGACACGCCCTTCACGCCGGAGCCACTGGAGGAGGTGCTGGAGGACCGGGTGGTGCTGGACGCGCCCGCGGACACCTTCGAGCCCGTGCAGTTCGCGCTCAAGACGCTGCTCGACAGGCTGGGCGCGCGGCTGTCCGGGCGGCAGCGGGCGGCGGTGCGGCTCACCTTCGTGCTGCGGCTGGACCCCACCGGCGAGGCCCAGGTGCCGCTCCTGCTGGCGCGGCCCACGGCGCGGGCGAAGCTGCTGTTGGACCTGGCGCGGCACCGGCTGGGGGAGCTGCGGCTGGAGCGGCCGGTGGCGGAGGTCGCCGTGCGGGTGGACGCGCACGACGAGGACCTGGGCCAGCAACTGGCGTTGGGGGACGCGCCGGAGGGGGACGCGGCCCTGGAAAGCGTGCTGTCGCGGCTGGCGACGACGCTGGGGGAGGGGGCGCTGTTCTCCGCGTCCCTGGAGGCCGTGCACCGGCCGGAGTCCGCGCATTCGCCCCGGGCCTTCCATCCTCCGGAGGCGCGGCGCGGCCTGCTGTCCCCGTCCGGACCGCTGGCTCCGGCGACCGAGCCCGCCTCGCCCATCACCGTCTGGCGCGAGACGGGCGCGGCCCGGGAGCGGCCGTCGCGGCTGTTGGCCCGGCCGGCCCGGCTGGACGCGGAGGTGACGGCGTCCGGGGAGTTGCTGGCGGCGCGGCTCGCGGGACGGCGGCACCGGGTGACGGCGATGGCGGGGCCGGAGCGCCTGGGTGGTGAGTGGTGGACGGACACCCCGTACCAGCGGGACTACTACCGCGTGCACTTCGAGGGGCTGGGGCCCGCCTGGGTGTACCGGGACGGGCGGGACGGGGACTTCTACCTGCAGGGGTTGTTCGATTGA
- a CDS encoding ImuA family protein yields MGAAVERSGLAVVEELRERIRQLQAAPRRALSVLRTGVDAVDALLPQGGLPLGHSVELCGEAASGRTSLALRAVASAHRELRLCAWVDGPKELYPPAAAALGVDLERLLVVRPQAFAQRVWAAVQLARSGTFTTVVVDLTLGVGAPGRPERLALTEARKLADAAARGGTLVLLLTSPEAPADGLARLRLEARGVQGWSVELERSRGGGVGTRVVSPWRELYPEVGLDAGARLLDADVEAPGDAGPGFYRDASDRVRNGLGILGQRPGRDAPMPSLGSALSPDGR; encoded by the coding sequence ATGGGCGCGGCGGTCGAACGGTCGGGGTTGGCGGTGGTGGAGGAGCTGCGCGAACGGATCCGCCAGTTGCAGGCGGCGCCCCGTCGCGCGCTGTCGGTGCTGCGCACGGGCGTGGACGCGGTGGACGCGCTCCTGCCTCAAGGCGGCCTGCCGCTGGGGCACTCCGTGGAGCTGTGCGGCGAGGCGGCGTCGGGGCGCACCAGCCTGGCGCTGCGCGCGGTGGCGTCCGCGCACCGGGAGCTGCGCCTGTGCGCGTGGGTGGACGGCCCGAAGGAGCTCTATCCCCCCGCGGCGGCGGCGCTGGGCGTGGACCTGGAGCGGCTGCTCGTCGTGCGGCCCCAGGCCTTCGCGCAGCGGGTGTGGGCCGCCGTGCAGCTGGCGCGCAGCGGGACCTTCACCACGGTGGTGGTGGACCTGACGCTCGGCGTGGGCGCCCCGGGGCGTCCGGAGCGGCTGGCCCTGACGGAGGCGCGCAAGCTCGCGGACGCGGCGGCGCGGGGCGGGACGCTGGTGCTGCTGTTGACGTCGCCGGAGGCGCCCGCGGACGGGCTCGCGCGGCTGCGGCTGGAGGCCCGGGGCGTCCAGGGCTGGTCCGTAGAGCTGGAGCGCAGCCGGGGCGGAGGCGTGGGGACGCGCGTCGTGAGCCCCTGGCGGGAGCTCTACCCGGAGGTGGGGCTGGATGCCGGGGCGCGGCTCCTGGACGCGGACGTGGAGGCGCCCGGGGACGCGGGGCCGGGCTTCTACCGGGACGCCTCCGACCGCGTGCGCAACGGCCTGGGCATCCTGGGCCAGCGCCCCGGCCGGGACGCGCCCATGCCTTCGCTGGGGAGCGCGCTGTCCCCGGACGGCCGCTGA
- a CDS encoding vWA domain-containing protein has product MKLHTCAHLMSLSALLALGCHSPVDDDGSTVPDACEATPPVVAPQKTDILFVIDNSGSMSEEQQGIATELPAFLAALKEGNGVSQDFRVGVITTSVYQRQVFPDGGDVIRSFPDQEGRLQPVRDEANQPTAERFIEGSDPLLLPKFQRLVDQGTSGSGQEAPFEAVRLAVASPLASKPLEEGGNGGFLRDDSRLLVVVVSDEEDCSSKERPPPVALGVDRAVDACTAQGDKLTPVAEYYQDFQSLHDSQGASREVLWATIGPVAVTDKRAELIVDTTGGTTNVRNVDCPTSYGPGYRQSDMSKAFDATRANLDSICKPSYRQTLLDIADLATVAQSVAVVNLPDPRLAVVYVTRADGSVQTCTASNGDFRYEPPSGDRSARIFFLGPCLRRVGDTKVEVKVLCAG; this is encoded by the coding sequence GTGAAGCTCCACACCTGCGCCCACCTGATGTCGCTGTCCGCGCTCCTGGCGCTCGGATGCCACTCCCCCGTGGATGACGACGGTTCCACGGTCCCGGACGCCTGCGAGGCGACCCCTCCGGTGGTGGCCCCCCAGAAGACGGACATCCTCTTCGTCATCGACAACTCCGGATCCATGAGCGAGGAGCAGCAGGGCATCGCCACGGAGTTGCCCGCCTTCCTGGCCGCGCTGAAGGAGGGCAACGGTGTGTCCCAGGACTTCCGCGTGGGGGTCATCACCACCTCCGTGTACCAGCGCCAGGTCTTCCCGGACGGGGGGGACGTCATCCGCTCCTTCCCGGATCAGGAGGGCCGGCTGCAGCCGGTGAGGGACGAGGCGAACCAGCCCACCGCCGAGCGCTTCATCGAGGGCTCGGATCCGCTGCTGCTGCCCAAGTTCCAGCGCCTGGTGGACCAGGGGACCTCCGGCAGCGGCCAGGAGGCGCCCTTTGAAGCGGTGCGGCTGGCGGTCGCCTCGCCCCTGGCCAGCAAGCCCCTGGAGGAGGGGGGCAACGGGGGCTTCCTTCGGGACGACTCCCGCCTGCTGGTGGTGGTGGTGTCCGACGAGGAGGACTGCAGCTCCAAGGAGCGCCCGCCCCCGGTGGCGCTGGGCGTGGACCGGGCCGTGGACGCGTGCACGGCGCAGGGGGACAAGCTGACCCCGGTGGCGGAGTACTACCAGGACTTCCAGAGCCTGCATGACAGCCAGGGCGCGTCGCGCGAGGTGCTGTGGGCGACCATCGGGCCGGTGGCGGTGACGGACAAGCGCGCGGAGTTGATCGTGGACACGACGGGCGGCACCACGAACGTGCGCAACGTCGACTGCCCGACGTCCTACGGGCCCGGCTACCGGCAGAGCGACATGTCGAAGGCGTTCGACGCGACCCGGGCGAACCTGGACTCCATCTGCAAGCCCAGCTACCGGCAGACGCTGCTGGACATCGCGGACCTGGCCACGGTGGCGCAGAGCGTGGCCGTGGTGAACCTGCCGGATCCGCGGCTCGCGGTGGTGTACGTCACGCGCGCGGACGGCTCCGTGCAGACGTGCACGGCGTCCAACGGCGACTTCCGCTACGAGCCGCCCAGTGGCGACCGCTCCGCGCGCATCTTCTTCCTGGGCCCGTGCCTGCGGCGCGTGGGCGACACGAAGGTGGAGGTGAAGGTGCTGTGCGCCGGGTAG